A single window of Salvia splendens isolate huo1 chromosome 6, SspV2, whole genome shotgun sequence DNA harbors:
- the LOC121808633 gene encoding nucleobase-ascorbate transporter 6-like isoform X2 — MQFTIDAEAILLGFQHYLVMLGTTVIIPTVLVPQMGGGNEEKAKVIQTLLFVAGLNTLLQTWFGTRLPVVIGGSYTFVAPTISIILSGRWNDPDPVSRFKKVMRATQGALIVASTIQIVLGFSGLWRNVARFLSPLSSVPLVALAGFGLYEFGFPGVAKCVEIGLPMLIVIVVFSQYLVHFVKPGKDILDRFAVLFSVVIIWIYAHLLTVGGAYNGKSPKTQTSCRTDRAGLIDAAPWIRVPYPFQWGAPSFDAGEAFAMMMAAFVALVESTGGFIAAARYASATAIPPSILSRGVGWQGIAILLSGVFGTGNGSSVSIENAGLLALTRVGSRRVVQISAGFMIFFSVLGKFGAVFASIPAPIVAALYCLFFAYVGAVGVSFLQFCNLNSFRTKFILGFSIFLGFSIPQYFNEYTAIQGFGPVHTSGRWFNDIINVPFSSEAFVAGILAYFLDNTLHRDREVRKDRGKHWWDKFRSYKTDMRSEEFYSLPFNLNKYFPSV; from the exons ATGCAGTTCACTATTGATG CGGAGGCGATCCTTCTTGGGTTCCAACATTATCTGGTGATGCTAGGCACGACGGTCATCATACCAACTGTCCTGGTTCCCCAAATGGGTGGAGGAAAT GAGGAGAAAGCAAAAGTTATTCAGACGCTACTGTTCGTTGCGGGGTTGAATACGCTGTTACAAACGTGGTTTGGCACCAGATTACCTGTTGTAATTGGAGGTTCATACACCTTCGTCGCACCCACAATCTCAATTATCCTGTCTGGTAGATGGAATGACCCTGATCCTGTATCG AGATTCAAGAAGGTCATGCGGGCAACCCAAGGTGCACTTATTGTTGCGTCAACCATTCAAATCGTGCTAGGTTTCAGTGGTCTATGGCGTAACGTTGCAAG ATTTCTGAGTCCACTCTCATCTGTTCCTCTGGTTGCTCTTGCTGGTTTTGGGCTCTACGAGTTTGGTTTTCCTGGG GTTGCCAAATGCGTTGAGATTGGGCTGCCAATGCTCATTGTTATAGTTGTCTTTTCTCAG TATTTGGTCCACTTCGTCAAACCAGGAAAAGATATCCTTGACCGCTTTGCCGTTTTGTTCTCGGTGGTAATTATATGGATTTATGCCCATCTACTTACTGTAGGGGGGGCTTATAATGGAAAATCACCAAAGACCCAGACAAGCTGCAGAACTGATCGTGCAGGACTTATTGATGCTGCTCCATG GATAAGAGTTCCTTATCCTTTCCAGTGGGGAGCTCCATCATTTGATGCTGGTGAAGCCTTTGCCATGATGATGGCTGCTTTTGTTGCTCTTGTAGAG TCGACTGGTGGCTTCATTGCTGCAGCCAGATATGCAAGTGCAACTGCTATCCCCCCATCAATTCTAAGCCGTGGTGTTGGCTGGCAG GGTATTGCTATCTTGTTATCTGGAGTATTTGGAACTGGCAATGGATCATCCGTATCTAT TGAGAATGCTGGCCTATTAGCACTGACACGTGTTGGGAGTCGAAGAGTGGTGCAGATATCTGCTGGATTCATGATTTTCTTTTCTGTTCTTG GGAAATTCGGAGCTGTCTTTGCTTCGATTCCAGCACCTATTGTGGCTGCTCTGTACTGCCTCTTCTTCGCATACGTTG GTGCGGTTGGTGTGAGTTTCCTCCAGTTCTGCAACCTCAACAGTTTCCGGACAAAATTCATCTTAGGCTTCTCTATCTTCCTGGGCTTCTCGATCCCCCAATACTTCAACGAGTACACAGCTATACAGGGATTCGGCCCCGTTCACACCTCAGGCAGATGG ttCAACGACATTATCAACGTGCCCTTCTCATCTGAAGCTTTCGTGGCGGGCATACTGGCGTACTTCTTGGACAACACCCTGCACAGGGACCGCGAGGTAAGGAAAGACAGGGGCAAGCACTGGTGGGACAAGTTCCGCTCTTACAAGACCGACATGAGAAGTGAGGAATTCTACTCCCTCCCCTTCAACTTGAACAAGTATTTCCCGTCTGTGTAA
- the LOC121806886 gene encoding uncharacterized protein LOC121806886 — MGNCQAVDNATLAIQHPNGRVDKHYFPVSAAEIMKINPGHYVALLLTTTLYSSSSSAAAATSNSAPLRVTRIKLLRPTDTLLLGHVYRLVTSQEVMKGLWAKKQAKMQQPQKIGNVTQKNTISSSDCEAMARKKDDVKNNTTNNNQERQRSRSKTQVNSATSKSRAWQPALKSISEAGT, encoded by the exons ATGGGCAACTGCCAAGCTGTTGATAACGCCACTCTAGCTATCCAACACCCAAATGGCAGAGTTGATAAGCATTACTTCCCTGTTTCCGCCGCCGAAATCATGAAGATCAACCCCGGCCACTACGTCGCCCTCCTCCTCACCACCACCCTctactcctcctcctcctccgccgccgccgccactagCAACAGTGCCCCTCTTCGTGTCACTCGAATCAAACTTCTTAGGCCTACTGATACCCTCCTTCTTGGCCATGTTTACCGCCTTGTCACCTCCCAAG AGGTGATGAAAGGATTATGGGCAAAGAAGCAAGCAAAGATGCAGCAGCCGCAGAAAATTGGAAATGTGacacaaaaaaatactattagTAGTTCAGATTGTGAAGCTATGGCCAGGAAAAAAGATGATGTGAagaataatactactaataataatcAG GAAAGGCAGAGGTCAAGAAGTAAGACGCAAGTTAACTCTGCCACATCCAAGTCCAGAGCATGGCAACCAGCATTAAAGAGCATCTCTGAGGCTGGAACCtga
- the LOC121808633 gene encoding nucleobase-ascorbate transporter 6-like isoform X1: MAGGGPPPKADEPAPHPPKDQLPKVSYCITSPPPWPEAILLGFQHYLVMLGTTVIIPTVLVPQMGGGNEEKAKVIQTLLFVAGLNTLLQTWFGTRLPVVIGGSYTFVAPTISIILSGRWNDPDPVSRFKKVMRATQGALIVASTIQIVLGFSGLWRNVARFLSPLSSVPLVALAGFGLYEFGFPGVAKCVEIGLPMLIVIVVFSQYLVHFVKPGKDILDRFAVLFSVVIIWIYAHLLTVGGAYNGKSPKTQTSCRTDRAGLIDAAPWIRVPYPFQWGAPSFDAGEAFAMMMAAFVALVESTGGFIAAARYASATAIPPSILSRGVGWQGIAILLSGVFGTGNGSSVSIENAGLLALTRVGSRRVVQISAGFMIFFSVLGKFGAVFASIPAPIVAALYCLFFAYVGAVGVSFLQFCNLNSFRTKFILGFSIFLGFSIPQYFNEYTAIQGFGPVHTSGRWFNDIINVPFSSEAFVAGILAYFLDNTLHRDREVRKDRGKHWWDKFRSYKTDMRSEEFYSLPFNLNKYFPSV; encoded by the exons ATGGCAGGAGGAGGTCCACCACCGAAGGCCGACGAGCCGGCCCCGCACCCGCCCAAAGATCAGCTCCCTAAAGTTTCTTACTGCATTACAAGTCCACCCCCATGGC CGGAGGCGATCCTTCTTGGGTTCCAACATTATCTGGTGATGCTAGGCACGACGGTCATCATACCAACTGTCCTGGTTCCCCAAATGGGTGGAGGAAAT GAGGAGAAAGCAAAAGTTATTCAGACGCTACTGTTCGTTGCGGGGTTGAATACGCTGTTACAAACGTGGTTTGGCACCAGATTACCTGTTGTAATTGGAGGTTCATACACCTTCGTCGCACCCACAATCTCAATTATCCTGTCTGGTAGATGGAATGACCCTGATCCTGTATCG AGATTCAAGAAGGTCATGCGGGCAACCCAAGGTGCACTTATTGTTGCGTCAACCATTCAAATCGTGCTAGGTTTCAGTGGTCTATGGCGTAACGTTGCAAG ATTTCTGAGTCCACTCTCATCTGTTCCTCTGGTTGCTCTTGCTGGTTTTGGGCTCTACGAGTTTGGTTTTCCTGGG GTTGCCAAATGCGTTGAGATTGGGCTGCCAATGCTCATTGTTATAGTTGTCTTTTCTCAG TATTTGGTCCACTTCGTCAAACCAGGAAAAGATATCCTTGACCGCTTTGCCGTTTTGTTCTCGGTGGTAATTATATGGATTTATGCCCATCTACTTACTGTAGGGGGGGCTTATAATGGAAAATCACCAAAGACCCAGACAAGCTGCAGAACTGATCGTGCAGGACTTATTGATGCTGCTCCATG GATAAGAGTTCCTTATCCTTTCCAGTGGGGAGCTCCATCATTTGATGCTGGTGAAGCCTTTGCCATGATGATGGCTGCTTTTGTTGCTCTTGTAGAG TCGACTGGTGGCTTCATTGCTGCAGCCAGATATGCAAGTGCAACTGCTATCCCCCCATCAATTCTAAGCCGTGGTGTTGGCTGGCAG GGTATTGCTATCTTGTTATCTGGAGTATTTGGAACTGGCAATGGATCATCCGTATCTAT TGAGAATGCTGGCCTATTAGCACTGACACGTGTTGGGAGTCGAAGAGTGGTGCAGATATCTGCTGGATTCATGATTTTCTTTTCTGTTCTTG GGAAATTCGGAGCTGTCTTTGCTTCGATTCCAGCACCTATTGTGGCTGCTCTGTACTGCCTCTTCTTCGCATACGTTG GTGCGGTTGGTGTGAGTTTCCTCCAGTTCTGCAACCTCAACAGTTTCCGGACAAAATTCATCTTAGGCTTCTCTATCTTCCTGGGCTTCTCGATCCCCCAATACTTCAACGAGTACACAGCTATACAGGGATTCGGCCCCGTTCACACCTCAGGCAGATGG ttCAACGACATTATCAACGTGCCCTTCTCATCTGAAGCTTTCGTGGCGGGCATACTGGCGTACTTCTTGGACAACACCCTGCACAGGGACCGCGAGGTAAGGAAAGACAGGGGCAAGCACTGGTGGGACAAGTTCCGCTCTTACAAGACCGACATGAGAAGTGAGGAATTCTACTCCCTCCCCTTCAACTTGAACAAGTATTTCCCGTCTGTGTAA